From the genome of Prunus persica cultivar Lovell chromosome G8, Prunus_persica_NCBIv2, whole genome shotgun sequence:
AAAAGAATGTTGATGTATGACCAGTTGATAGCTTAGATCATTTGGTTTTCTGGTGGGAACTGAAAGATAGCATAAAACAGTGAAATAGAAGTAAAAGGAAGATGGCATACGACAAAACCCTGAACCAGGAAAAAACCATAAAGATAACATAATAATGAAGAAATGCAGGATACACTTCTAGCAAGCTCGACCAGAGCAACCACGACATCATCAACATCAGTCTCATCCAGCAACTCACCTTCGATATGATACTTGGCGCCACATGCCTGCACATATATAAGTCTCATCATACTCGAGCTACATTTGTTAGTTAACCCTGTGCTTGCAAAATCAGTCATTTTAAGTATTTTGATTTGAGGAAAACAAATGTCCGATTGAGATGGGGAAACCCAACCCATTTCACTCTTTTATAATATCCTTTAGATCTGTCTTTAGCCTTCAACTATTAgctggaattttgaaattctgtTACTTTTGCTTAATTTATTCTGGTTGAGAAGCCTCTTAAAATATCTTCCAGATTACCTCAAACAGCATCATCAAGAGTTCAACCATAGCAGGTTTTGGATCCTTTTCATATCGCTCGACCCAGAGCTTGACTGCTTGAGGAATAAGTTTTCCGTTGCCCTTGATGACCTCTGCAGAAGATTAGACACCAAGGTGAATTTAATTGTGTAGATGCGTATACTAAATCCCCACAGAGTGTATATTCGAACTTAGGAGTCACGGTGTAAAAAttcttcaaaaattaaagctcGATTCAGTTCACAAGAATTCTGGTCATGGAAAAAAGAGAATAGAAAGTTTTATGTCATGGTCGTGTCCCAACAGTAATATTACCATGCAACAACATCCtacatgattttctttttttggccaaagcACTATTCTACATGATTACTTAGCGGGGATTGTATGAACCAGGAAATCATGTATCAATTTAGTGGGTATTTTAGCAAATGGGTCATTGATCGTCATGGATGTAGAAGGTCCCTTAAGAATTTAGCTGCAAAAACCCATCTCGTTCATTCAAAATTTCTTCACTCATTAAATGAAACATCCAGTTAAACTATTTAACTAAATGCAAGCTACAAGTAATAAAGATAACAGGTAATTCAGCAAAGAATTCATGGTGTTTCTTATGGTTATAGAACAgcagagatatatatatatatatatatatcaacatatatataattgctGTGGGAAATGAAGTACCAATCAAGGTGAGAGTGGCGAGTTTTTGTGGCGCGGCGGAAGTGCCAGCTGCGGCAGGTCGACCTCGTTTAGCTTTAGGACGAGTCTCTTCGAAGTCCTCGGGTGAGCTCTCGCGGTCCGCCTGGTCACTCCCAGCGCTGGTCCTCTCATGGTTCTCAGTACTATGAGTCTGAGCCCTGGTCCTCTTCTGCTACTTATCAGCAACACACCGAATCAGGTCAAAGATATATCTAATTTCACCAAatggagagaaagaaagagagaagagaaatgaaaCTCACGCGGAGGACAGTCGATGGTTCAGTGGCTGTGGCTGAGGCTGGCTCCTCCATGGCCCACTGGTTCTGCGACCACAAGATTTGCCCTAACTTAATTTAGAGTTAGAGAgtgagagggagggagggagggagagagagagagggagagggagagggagagggagaaatCTCCCGCCTGTGAAATGGAATTTTTAGTAAGATCTGAGAGGGTCAATTACTTCACAGATAACACACAATTACCATGTTCACCAATGTTTGTGATGGAGCGCGTGTTACagttttactttcttttttcttttctttttttcatttactcCTTCGGCTATATTACAGTTATGATCTCTTGGATCACaagggtccaagaaatttgtggtcactcaccgttggatataaattcaacggttcactcacttgtgcactctttttaagaaactttttttcatAAGTGACCACAATATCTTAGACTCATGTGAtccaagagatcaagactggactatattaataaaaacggTAACAAATAGTAAATGattctatatataaaaataaaaaattattagtaaatgaaagttttttcatgaaaatattatgtgcaaatttttttctaagacaGCCAATGTTCTTCTATGCGGACAAAATTCGCGGAAATAAACTTATTCCCTTCAAAAATTATAACTCTAATCAACTTAGCTAAGTCCATgtctataaaaaattataatctctttCTTATATCAGTCAGCACATGTTGTTGCTCATTTTACCATTCCCTTACACAGAATATGTTGGACTGTCAATTTCGTAAAGTCCATCTTTGCGataaaatttaattgaagCACAAAGACGTTAAGACCATCGGAAGACCATTTGCATTTTGCAGTGAAATTTAAGCATAAGACTAATAAGAGACCTTCGCGTCCATGCATCATGATTTGCAAGATGAACATGAATTCATAAATTTAAACTTATAATACATCGACAATGACACAAGCCTCGTTCTGGCAAGTATAAATATCCAGACCATCTGATGCAATaatatgcttgaattttttagTACACAAAGTGCCTAAGAAATGACATGTTAAAACTTAAACTACTCAGGCGGCAAAGCAAACTTTTTGTGTGATGCATGGCACAAGAAACCAACAGGGATTGTTGCATAGGAGGAGCTAATCACAATAAAGGATCATTGCTTGGCCACACTCATCTGAATCTTAGAATGTATCAGTTTCCAAAAGGGCACGCAAAGCAGCATCAAGAAGCATTGGCCATTGACTCGATTAATAACTGGTAGCCTTCTGGTATGGGTGACTCTGTATGGACACACACTGCCAAAGCAGGAATATCTGCAGCAACGTCTAAAAACCTGGCCAGCAAGAGCATCAAATGAAAATCTGAAATTCGCTTCACAAATGGAAGACTCTTAGCACGATCCAGATGATTTTTCAGAGCCTTCAACGTCACTGGGGTGTTACGGTTCTCAATAGGAAAAGATGATGAAAGTGGGCCCTGCATTGTGATACAAATTCGTGTGAGAACAACAGTTGATTCTTCTTTACAATAAGAAACCCAAGTAGACGAAGTTGCAGAATAGTTTAATATAATGCAGAACACAGTAACTAGGTAAACTTATGCAGCAAAGTGATTGTACAAGACATATATGTAAGTATACATTGAACCATAAGGAAAAACATATAATTTGTAAATCATTCCCAACGGATATCTCATTGATTACTGGATGATCAAGTTAGATGTTGTCTCCCAACAGTAAATGTCACATGCAACAAGTGTTCCCAGATAATGAGTATAATCTATGCATCCCTCCTACACTCCCGTCATTTTGATACCTTCAACCTAGTCAACCCATAATACTTGTGGGACTAGCAATCAGAGCCCTCACTACGGATTTCCATAACTTAGcaccaaataaaaattggaTATCAGACAATACATCATGCTAACGAACCCTACTTGAGTGAATCTTGTAAGGTCACTATTAGAGCCCTTTCCAAGATCAACCACTCGTAGAGTAAACCCTAGTGAATCTTAGCAATTAAGAAATGAACTTTTCCTTTCAAAGATCAACCACTTCAAGTGGATTTAACTCCTCTGAGCTCTAAGATGTTCAATATTGCTCTACCAATTAAAACAAATCTTATAACTCCAGTGACAAGATAGAAGGCCACAAAACCCCATGGTTTTGCAGGGAatccaaaaccaaatcaaactacTGAAATCACCAATTGGAGCCAAGAAAAGGCAAATGttgatatgaaaatataaataaataaaaaaccaaaaagaacaaCTTTAAACTACTCAACTTGCAAACATTCAAATTACCCACGTTATCAATTAACACTACACATCCTCAACCATCCGGTCAACTGGCTTAGCTTCAGTGTCAACGGTATCtggaatttgaaaaataagcaTGGTGGTCTAATTCTTGGTAATTAATGGTTCAGAACTAAAGCTAATCTAAAACCATCAGCTATTGAAATAAAAGTAGTCCATTGTAGGTATAACCATATATACCTCAGAACCTTAAGAGCACAACAGTAACTAGGAAAGGGAATCGccacccacacacacacacacacacaacagcACCAAAATTTTCTCACACATCCAGTCTTAAACATCTATTGAACAGCAGGCAATTCAAAACCAGATAAAGCTGTTGATATAACCTGAATAAACAAGGAATCAGGCTTTGCAACAGCCTTCATTACAACATGATTTTAACCATGATTACCATGTCTCTTTATTGCCTACAGCACTAGACTGCTCAGATTGTGACAAGTGTCACAATCTCAGACGGTTAAGTTGAAGATTACTTAGATATATTGTAAACAGAGAATATAAATAGTCATCTGTTCTCTCTGTAAAGATTCATCTGAGCTTTTGATCAATAAGATTGTCTTCTTGGTTCATATTATTTCATGCTTAACATTTCTAAACAGTTCATTTCCTATGTCACAACAATAGGGCGTTCTACAAATCGACCAGGAACGTGATTGTTAGGGGCAAAAAGTAACATTGATCAGCAAGATAAAACAACAATCTAAATAAATAGTGCAATTCAATTCGTTCAAGTAaaacaagagaaaataaaaatagtaaacTTAAGCGTACCTGGTGATCGAAGATCTTTACCACCACCAAGAAAAAATCATTGTCCACTTCCCTAGTATCCTTCACCCCAACAACAACATCCTTCTTCATCTTGGACAACTTTGGATCATGACCCTCTTCAATCTCAGTCTCGAACCACCCTTCTTTAAACAATCTAATACACATATCACTCATCTGAAAAGCCTCAAAATGCACATCAGCACCGCCATCCTCATTCACCTCCAATTTAACCATGGCAGTCACCCACTCCTTCAAGCCACTCTCCGCGTGAAACTCCGAGGCCTGAAGAACCTCCCTATTCGACAAAGTATAGTCTTTTTTGTCCTGGCTCACCGTCTGGGTGAATATAAAACCGACCCGTCTCATTCCCAACCCCATTGCAATAGCCTCCACCGACTTTTCCTCATCTGGGTCTCTGAAAAACACCAAATTCGCCTCAGTCCCCTGTTGGGGAGGCTCGTATATGAAATCCACCTCCACCTTTCCCTCCTCCGACACCGTACCGTACATGAATCCACCGCGCTTCACCGCGAAAGCGAGCGTGTCGTTGACGTAATGCTGGAAGGCATTGGCGCAATCGCGATCAAAGGAGACGAGCTCGCTGTGCGGGTTTTCTTGGCGGGTGACTTTCATCTGCTTGGCGATGAGGTCGTCCATGGTCATCTTGCGACCGAAAGAGCCTGCCGGGTGGAAGGTGGGGCCGGCGACGGTGCGCTCGCCGTCGTAGGCGAGGTAGACGATGGAGCCATGGGAGAGATTGAGGGCCGAGAGAGGAGTGTTGGGATTTGCCATGTCGGTGAATCGGGAGATGTCGTCATGGGTCTTGGCCAAGAGGAGGTTTTGGTTGGTGGAGATGGTCTGGTTCTGGAAAGGGATTCGGAGCTGAGTTTGGATTAGGGCTTTGAGTTGGGAGACAGTGGTGTGTTGTGGGTTATCTACAGTGACTCGTTCCAGACCGTCTCTGCTGCGAACTCTGAGCATCATCTTTGGGATTTGTCGAATTACTGTTGATTTTGgctgagagtgagagagaggtgatataataatattcaatAGTTGAAGGAAAGGTTTGGCTTTGTGGTTTTATTAATAGGGATTGAGAAGTCGGTGCTTGGAAGGGAATTGATAGTGAAAAATGATTCCTGAAGAGTGTGGATTtgggaaagaaaggaagaaataaaaagttagGGAATTtacaaaaacttggggaaggggaaagaggaaaagaatAATAGCTGTTGGAAACTGGAAGGGGAAGAGTTGATGTTGAGTGGGAGACTGGTGTTGTGTAGTTGTGCGAGAATCGGAGAAGGAAAACTACTGGTCACGAGGAAgagtgtttcttttttgggtcggTATGTAATTGGGCTTATCCAATTGATTTGggcttttttcttatttttggattATGCGTTTATGCACCATCGGAAACTTAAAACCCCCCGAAGTTTTGATAGTGCATCTTGATGGAGTCGTTCTACAGTGAGAATTTTATATGTGGCCCTTAGATGaggtcatattttttaatcattGGATGAAATTAGTTAGTCATTAGATTAAATTAGTTAATCTAATCCAACGGTTAAGAGATAGGACCTCACCTAAGGGCCATATATAatgccctcactatagaattcttgcaTCTTGGTGTCTCTTGGCAGTGTTAGTGTTTAATCCGTTTTATAAGTtcatataagatttttttttttttttttggagataAAAGTTCTTATAAGATTAATATTGTTGATATAATAAAAGTGTCGCAAATGTGAATTAAGCCAATTGACCAAGATATATGTGACCTCTCCTTTGCACCCGAATTTGATTTCCCACCCTGTGGTATCACAAGGAAATGAAAGACTAGGGGATCCATACGAGTGCTAAGGAATatggaagaagagagaataaataaataatactgAAAACATCCCTTCGATGTATTACTAGTTGACAACAATAATACAGAACAGAGGCTATAGATAGAGCCACATTGCTAATTTACTAGAGACACAAATACTGAAGGATATATTGAAACAAGCCCacaagctagctagctaggctATACTTTATTCATGGCAAACACCCAATAATTGGATTTGATTAATTGGAATTCACAGCCCAACATTTGCTCCTAATCTCACCGGACGTGCCTGTGAGGACCTCAATGGCTCCCATCCTCACCATTGATTGAGCAAACTCTGCGAAGAACTTGTCATTGTCACCCAATTCCTGGACGATATTGGCGGCACCCTTGTTTGTTAAAAGGGCTGCATCAGATTGGAAGAGTCCCTTGTGCTGCTTGAGGGTGGCATAGTAGCCAGTGTCAAATTTTAAAGAGCTCCCAGGGTCCATTTCCACAGTGGTTGTAGTGTCGTTGAGGCTTGGGCATTTAGTCTTGAGGAATGCAGCATAGGTTGCATTCAGAGAAGGGTCTTGGTCACCCTTTCCAGTGAAGTTGTAGAGCCTGTTGCTAAAGGTGGGGCAGTGCCCTACTCCAATTGTGTGTGAACCTACACAATAATAAtacttatatattatatataagatTAAGATTGGCCATTTATGtttgcttttaattaattattaatttgctaATCGACTATAGTGTAAGCAGGTGTGGATTATTAAGTCAATTGGCTAAGACAGTGTGTATATTTTCTTGAATCCGAGTTCGATCTCACTCCCCATACATTAGCTAAAGTACTTTAGAATATCGTTTtgacaaaataatgaaaaaataattaattatcatCGTCTCTGGGGTACACTATACCTGATAAAACCACAAGGTCATGTACTGTAAGATTCTTGCTGGCAAAGCGCTGTTTGAGTTGGGTGAAATTGAAGGCAGGTGGTGGAATGTTGATCAAGGCCTCTCTAGTTCGTGAAATTGTGCCGTCTCTTCTACCCGTGAGCACTTTCCACAACGATCTTTTGaactatatatatcaaaagttATACAACACATGAGTGCGATGCTgcagcatatatatacatatgaatTGTAATTTTAGGCTTTGCTTTGCTTAAGAATGTCTTACTTGGAATGAAACAGAGTCTCTGGCAGCCAAAGCCAAGATGTCAGCACAAGATACAATTCCTGGACACTTGTTCTCTAGgttttctttgatatcatcAATAACATTAAAACCTGCCAAAGATAAGTTTGGAGCTGCGTCCTTCTCTGCCGTGTTGTTTGCTGTCGAATTCAACAAAACTGAGCCATCACAACCCTGCAAATATTTCACATGCATTCTTCAACAAGGTTAGacgaatatatatatcataagcAATATGAACATGAACAATGTATAAGCATTGAAATGTTGCATGTCATGCAACCATGCATATATAGTTATCCTGACGAAACAGTTGAGGCTTACCCTGACGAAACAGTCATGGAAATGCATTCTCAAGAGCTTTGCTGGCAAGTTGGGGTTACTGGAGACATGGTTCCAGGTGACATTTCTGACAATCTCCTCTGCTGAAGGACACGTGCTCCGGTAGAAATTCTTCCTCAGCTGGCCTCCTTGGCAGGCCCCTAGAAGGCCACAAACTACAAAGGCCACTAACAGAATATTGACATTCATTTTAAACGTTAACTCCTGTTGAATATCGTTGATGAACCTCACTTGCCCTAATTAATTACCTAATCTACCAACTTGTTTCTCTAAGCTCTCCAATCTACAATGCATTGTACAAAACCAAATTCTTCCTTTTATAGGGGGAGAGTCTGTATGGCATCCCAAGTGGGGAAACAAAACGCAtcttcttattattttatgggTTTCGTCAATAATTGATACCCCTATAGGCTATAGTTAGGTAGCTgcattaattattataatagatcaactctctctcataaccaaaacaaaaaacacagagGCTAAGTCATTGTTTAATATATGATAATTATGTTCATCAGTCTATAATTGCTAATGCAGAATTGATGCCGTGAAGTTGGTCTAGATAAACTTAACAacattgtgttttgttttttcttacatttttttggtattaaaATTTCGTGTCGGTGTCCCTAATATGATGGGATGGGACATCATAGGACGAACGTGGTTTAGCAGAAACATAGGGTTATGtgttgagtttttcttttttcctcgttGACTTGCTTAgcgatttttaaaaaaaaaaggattgtTGACATTGTGGGCATAAAACATGATTAGTTGTTGTAAACGTGTCCCACTACTGATTAGCCAAAACATGATTAATGAATAATATCCGTCCGTCTACATGATTGGATGATACATTATACCATTATAAGAAAATTTGTCTCATAAGTTTTTTGATACGAATTTGTCTCATAAGTTGATGAACCGGAATTCTGGAAAGTTTGCTAAATTAGCTAACCCTATGATTAGAGattattcattaattttttaattagtcTAAGCTCTTTCGTCAACCACAGTGATCCATATAAAATgtttttgataaatttgagttggattcaaattcaatCAATAGAACCCAGCAGCCAGCAAGGACAAATTAACAACAAAAAGTCATTCATTAATTTGTTTAGTAAGTAAGGTTCTTTATAACTATTTCACTAACAAAAGATTGCAAGGATCAAGGGTCAATGGCTGTCACTAACCATGGCAGTCTGCCACACCATGGTCAATTGGCAATGACATGGTTACAATGCTACGTGTCTCAGGACTGTCAtgctaaatttctttttagagATGTGTTATAAAACTTTTTGTTGAGGAATTCGAATTCAAATGTAACTGGCGAATATGATATTCTTACTAGTTAGCATGATATGCCTGTGTAATAGATGTATCTTTTTGTTAAGGTAGGAGCTAAGTGAGTTTTTAGGAGCTTTAATTTTCTAGATTTTCAAGTGAAATTTGATAAATTCTAAAagggaaacaaaagaaaaggaaaaacacaaaaaacaagaacTTGTATGCAGAAGATATACTGATATAGTCCCTAGGCATTTTCTATATTAACATGTACAAGCTCCAAAAACAGTGAAACATAGAAtccaatgaaatgaaagtaCCACCGCCACTGATTGAGCTCTCAAATCAAATGACAAATGTTCAAAACCAGGATTTTCTTGGGTCCCCAGTCTTGTAGACAAaatgacaaatattttttggaaaaagagagaataatataatataattgggaaaaagaaacagaatttTAACCCATTTTCTTCACGAGAATGGCAGTGGCATAAAAAGACCCTGACTTTTGGACACATGAAAGTTGTCCTTATTGGCGGGCCCATCCCTGTTTCTCAACGGTCCgatcttcaaattcaaattgtcTGTTTCcgcttctttcttttagcaagaaaaataaaagaattgttttgttttccaaattccaatcacCGACGATGATGACCCAAGGATTTCTTGGGAAATGACATTATGGACCCATCTCATTAATAACAATGCTTCCTTAGGATGTAAATAAATGATgttaattaaattcataaataagaTTTGACTAACCAATCCAAAAGCACCAATAGTGGCACTATTGTTATTACTATCGACTCGGAGGTCAAATTACTAAAGTCTAGAGATAAAGGGAAATTTGAAACGAGTGGCCGTTTGAACTTTGGAAACAAGTTGGAACTACAAAAACCTCACATACTTACACTGAGATTTAACCTCTCTCTGTTCACTCCCAACACTCAAAGAGAGAGTGACCGCTTCAGCATTTCAGACAGTCAAACTAGTAAGCTACAACAACAGAGCAGAAcagagcagagagagaggagagagagagagagagatgacaGGGCTTGTAATGGTGACAAGGGGAGGTGGGTGTGGTGGTGGTAATGGGAAAGGAACTAAAGGAACTAACAAGAGCTCAGAGGAAGAGCAAAACCAGATTTCTCTGGTAGCCCTTCTCTTAGCTGCTGTAAGGAAATCCATGGTGGCCTGCCGTGTTGAACAAGGTGAAGAAGTCATCTCCACCGTCCACAACATGGAGATCGGGTGGCCCACAAATGTCCAACACGTTACCCATGTCACCTTTGATCGCTTCAACGGGTTTCTGGGTCTTCCTGTTGAGTTCGAGGTTGAGGTCCCTGGTCGAGTTCCCAGTGCAAGGTAACCAAagctcttgtttttgttttctgggcACTCTTAGATTTATGAAATTTGATTTGGGTTGCGCGTAGAATGCTTGAATGGTGGTTCTTTAGGCTGCTTTTAAATCTTTGACAGTTAAAGTAAGTTGCTTGATGAGTGTGGATTTATGAGGGTGACCTGCATTTTGAGCTGATTTAGCTCTTAAGCTTCAGATTTGGGGTTTTAGCATACAATTCTGTATTAGGAAAATCCCTATTGCCTacttgtttggttgctgagaaattgtagttacaacttacaagtgAATCTTTAAAAAGGCATAGTCTAACTTGTAAATCATCTAATTTTTTAGTGCAAGTGTGTTTGGCGTCTCAGCAGAGTCAATGCAGCTGTCTTTTGATTCAAAGGGGAACAGTGTCCCTATCATTCTCTTGCTATTGCAGGAGCGATTATACTCACAAGAAGGACTGAAGGTACAAAGTTTTGTGAGATAACAATACCATCTTTTGTTTGCATTTGTGAATTTCTCTTCTCagtttacttatttttttccttatcaGTCTTCTTACTAGCCCCTTTGGATGTTTTGCAGGCAGAAGGAATATTCCGTATCAACCCAGAGAACAGCCATGAGGAGCTTGTGAGAAGCCAATTGAATAGGGGGATTGTACCTGATGACATTGATGTCCATTGTCTGGCAGGCCTAATTAAAGCCTGGTTTCGAGAACTTCCTTCCGGAGTGCTAGATGGACTATCCCCTGAACAAGTTCTTCAATGTAACACAGAAGATGAATCTGTTGAGCTTGTGAAGCAGTTAAAGCCAACTGAGACCGCGTTACTCAATTGGGCTATAAATCTGATGGCTGATGttgttgaggaagaagaattcAACAAAATGAATGCAAGAAATATCGCTATGGTTTTTGCTCCAAACATGACTCAGGTAATCTTTTTTGCCTGGTATTGATTGGTAAATGATTAAAATTGATGGGTTAATTAATCCCTTTTGTAATTCTTTCCCTACCAGATGTCTGATCCTCTGACGGCTTTGATGCATGCGGTTCAAGTAATGAATTTGCTTAAGACCCTGATTATGAAAACACTGAAAGAACGggaagagaatgatgaaactGGTGGATATTCACCAATGTCATCTTGTTCATCTGATCATCAAACAGATGAAGACTTTGATAGTCAGCAAGAAATGGATACCAGATCTGAATTGGGGGGACCGGCATCAGACTTTGATGAAAATGGCCACTCCAGCTGCAGcagtgaagatgaagatgaagatgaagatgaagtcCGGTCGCTAAGCGAGATAGAAGCATGCTTCTTAAGACACTTGGGTGAGAATAAAGCTGTCACAAATAGCTTGGATCAATTAACAGGCGAGTTGCATGGGGAGTCTCTAAGTCCTCAAAGTTGCCTGAGTACAAGTGATGGGGAAGACTCTGGGAAACGTATAAAGAGCTCTTCATCAGTATCATGTtcaaaaatgaatgaaatggaGATGGTGGACAGATAAATGGAGCCTGTTTCACATATACATTTGTTTGCATCAACTGGGCCTGTCTGATGGGCATTTCTTCTCTGGAGATGGATTTAGTTTGCTTTCCAGTCATGTTTCTTCTGTATATTAATTATATGATGCTTGTGAGTTGATTTAGTTGAACCAAGCTTGGGAATGCTTGGTTGTGGTTGATTGTGACTTGTGAGCAAGTCAGGGTTCAGCTTTGGGCTGAACTTATGCTTGATTTGTAAGAGAATAGGACCTCTAACTTTGAcatttcatttcaaattatttgtaGTCATAAGTCTAGTCCTCACTTATGCTTGCTTATGATAATTCTTCTTGGTGCAATGATAGAAAGCCTGAGATTCTGCTTGTTACGATATATCACTCGAATTCGAAGAAATTTAGTGAAGCGACCTGTTTGTATTCTAATTCTTACctatttatgaaaatttaaCATATTGTGTTGCAGAGGAGATTCCTATAGAGTATAAGAATTTGTTAGCTTTTCTTATGAACGAGTTTTGTTGATCAACTGCTGTATCTACCACTAAACCTTAAACCATACTTTACTGTGAAGAAAGTGGAACTCAATCTCATCAAGAACCACTGCTTTTAGCTGcatgtttctttttgaaacCACTTTATTGGTCTAGTCACTCTAaagacatacatacataccgCATAGGGAGATATCCATCAGAATCCGAAGCGCATTGCCAACAGTGTCACATAGTGCAGCACT
Proteins encoded in this window:
- the LOC18768340 gene encoding NPL4-like protein 2 produces the protein MMLRVRSRDGLERVTVDNPQHTTVSQLKALIQTQLRIPFQNQTISTNQNLLLAKTHDDISRFTDMANPNTPLSALNLSHGSIVYLAYDGERTVAGPTFHPAGSFGRKMTMDDLIAKQMKVTRQENPHSELVSFDRDCANAFQHYVNDTLAFAVKRGGFMYGTVSEEGKVEVDFIYEPPQQGTEANLVFFRDPDEEKSVEAIAMGLGMRRVGFIFTQTVSQDKKDYTLSNREVLQASEFHAESGLKEWVTAMVKLEVNEDGGADVHFEAFQMSDMCIRLFKEGWFETEIEEGHDPKLSKMKKDVVVGVKDTREVDNDFFLVVVKIFDHQGPLSSSFPIENRNTPVTLKALKNHLDRAKSLPFVKRISDFHLMLLLARFLDVAADIPALAVCVHTESPIPEGYQLLIESMANAS
- the LOC18767228 gene encoding peroxidase 3; the protein is MNVNILLVAFVVCGLLGACQGGQLRKNFYRSTCPSAEEIVRNVTWNHVSSNPNLPAKLLRMHFHDCFVRGCDGSVLLNSTANNTAEKDAAPNLSLAGFNVIDDIKENLENKCPGIVSCADILALAARDSVSFQFKRSLWKVLTGRRDGTISRTREALINIPPPAFNFTQLKQRFASKNLTVHDLVVLSGSHTIGVGHCPTFSNRLYNFTGKGDQDPSLNATYAAFLKTKCPSLNDTTTTVEMDPGSSLKFDTGYYATLKQHKGLFQSDAALLTNKGAANIVQELGDNDKFFAEFAQSMVRMGAIEVLTGTSGEIRSKCWAVNSN
- the LOC18768968 gene encoding rho GTPase-activating protein 2, with product MTGLVMVTRGGGCGGGNGKGTKGTNKSSEEEQNQISLVALLLAAVRKSMVACRVEQGEEVISTVHNMEIGWPTNVQHVTHVTFDRFNGFLGLPVEFEVEVPGRVPSASASVFGVSAESMQLSFDSKGNSVPIILLLLQERLYSQEGLKAEGIFRINPENSHEELVRSQLNRGIVPDDIDVHCLAGLIKAWFRELPSGVLDGLSPEQVLQCNTEDESVELVKQLKPTETALLNWAINLMADVVEEEEFNKMNARNIAMVFAPNMTQMSDPLTALMHAVQVMNLLKTLIMKTLKEREENDETGGYSPMSSCSSDHQTDEDFDSQQEMDTRSELGGPASDFDENGHSSCSSEDEDEDEDEVRSLSEIEACFLRHLGENKAVTNSLDQLTGELHGESLSPQSCLSTSDGEDSGKRIKSSSSVSCSKMNEMEMVDR